In the genome of Actinomadura graeca, one region contains:
- a CDS encoding alpha/beta fold hydrolase, translated as MRVGGAIKARWGGTSRAARWTAAGAAVVLVGGGAAWGVAAGGEPHVRTSDQRVAVVDGPKDDQRVTLDTTFYAPVGRAKGPAVLLGHGFGGDKYGVASEARALAREGYAVLAWSARGFGRSTGEIALNSPDYEVKDTRQLIDWLARRPEVQLDGPGDPRLGMAGESYGGAIALMTAAYDRRVDAIAPQITWNDLAGALFPNGTGAGAETGVFKKLWAGLFFTDGAGASACGRFLPSLCAMYQKVAESGRPDADAVATLRRSSPASVADRIRVPTLLVQGQTDSLFPLDQADANARAIARNGAPVSVVWYQGGHDGGDPETERVRGLLRDFFDARLRHRAPSGNGNGNGNGAGDKDGFAVTRAGGIDSSTQEVVVEEATARAYSGLGAGPQTLSLDGREQTIFNPAGGSPASISALPGLGALGGLGDLGAGALGGGLPADMPGQSARFDTRPLAHPLRLTGAATVRIRVSGKKDVPLFAKLYDVAPDGQAAPARRLAAPLRVTGGATVTVTLPAMDYRFDRGHRLRLVLTTTDMGFATPPEPASYKVAVVSGLTVPTVPSLATRPAPIPGWVWGLPLAAFAAAAGILVRGRRGRPSHATPADVPLEITGLTKAYRNGHLAVSDLSFRVEKGQVLGLLGPNGAGKTTTLRMLMGLIHPDAGEIRIFGHRVTPGAPVLSRLGSFVEGPGFLPHLSGRDNLDLYWRATGRPPDEAHMEEALTIAGLGAALDRAVRTYSQGMRQRLAIAQAMLGLPDLLVLDEPTNGLDPPQIREMREVLVRYAAAGRTVIVSSHMLAEVEQTCTHAVVMAGGRRVAAGPVAEITGSGRRLEDAFLEIIGEAP; from the coding sequence ATGAGGGTGGGGGGCGCGATCAAAGCGCGGTGGGGCGGGACGAGCCGGGCCGCGCGCTGGACGGCCGCCGGAGCGGCGGTCGTGCTGGTGGGCGGCGGCGCCGCCTGGGGCGTCGCGGCGGGAGGGGAGCCGCACGTCCGGACGTCCGACCAGCGTGTCGCCGTCGTGGACGGCCCCAAGGACGACCAGCGCGTCACGCTCGACACGACCTTCTATGCCCCGGTGGGCCGCGCGAAGGGCCCGGCCGTCCTGCTCGGGCATGGCTTCGGCGGCGACAAGTACGGCGTCGCGAGCGAGGCGCGCGCGCTGGCGCGGGAGGGTTACGCGGTGCTGGCGTGGTCGGCGCGCGGGTTCGGGCGCTCCACCGGCGAGATCGCCCTGAACTCCCCCGACTACGAGGTCAAGGACACGCGGCAGCTCATCGACTGGCTGGCCAGGCGCCCCGAGGTCCAGCTCGACGGGCCGGGCGACCCCCGTCTCGGCATGGCGGGCGAGTCCTACGGCGGCGCGATCGCGCTGATGACCGCCGCGTACGACCGGCGCGTGGACGCCATCGCCCCGCAGATCACCTGGAACGACCTCGCCGGCGCGCTGTTCCCCAACGGCACCGGGGCGGGCGCCGAGACGGGCGTCTTCAAGAAGCTGTGGGCGGGCCTGTTCTTCACCGACGGCGCGGGCGCGTCCGCGTGCGGGCGTTTCCTGCCGTCACTGTGCGCGATGTACCAGAAGGTCGCCGAGTCGGGCCGTCCCGACGCGGACGCGGTCGCGACGCTGCGCCGGTCGAGCCCCGCGTCGGTCGCCGACCGGATCAGGGTGCCGACGCTGCTCGTCCAGGGGCAGACCGACTCGCTGTTCCCGCTCGACCAGGCCGACGCGAACGCCCGCGCCATCGCCCGCAACGGCGCGCCGGTGTCGGTCGTCTGGTACCAGGGCGGCCACGACGGCGGCGACCCCGAGACCGAGCGGGTGCGGGGGCTGCTGCGCGACTTCTTCGACGCGCGGCTCCGCCACCGCGCCCCCTCCGGAAACGGGAACGGGAACGGGAACGGGGCCGGGGACAAGGACGGGTTCGCGGTCACGCGCGCGGGCGGGATCGACTCCTCCACCCAGGAGGTCGTCGTGGAGGAGGCGACGGCCCGCGCGTATTCGGGGCTCGGCGCCGGGCCCCAGACGCTCTCCCTGGACGGACGCGAACAGACGATCTTCAATCCGGCCGGGGGCTCCCCCGCGTCCATCTCCGCGCTGCCCGGCCTCGGAGCGCTCGGCGGGCTCGGCGACCTCGGCGCGGGCGCGCTGGGCGGCGGGCTGCCGGCCGACATGCCCGGCCAGTCCGCCCGGTTCGACACCCGCCCGCTGGCGCACCCGCTGCGGCTCACCGGCGCCGCGACCGTCCGGATCAGGGTGTCCGGGAAGAAGGACGTGCCGCTGTTCGCCAAGCTCTACGACGTCGCGCCCGACGGGCAGGCCGCCCCCGCCCGGCGGCTCGCCGCGCCCCTGCGCGTGACCGGCGGGGCGACCGTCACGGTGACGCTCCCGGCGATGGACTACCGCTTCGACCGCGGCCACCGGCTCCGGCTCGTCCTCACCACCACCGACATGGGCTTCGCGACACCGCCGGAGCCCGCCTCGTACAAGGTGGCCGTCGTGTCGGGGCTGACCGTCCCGACCGTCCCCTCGCTCGCGACGCGGCCCGCCCCGATCCCGGGCTGGGTCTGGGGGCTGCCGCTCGCCGCGTTCGCGGCCGCCGCGGGGATCCTCGTCCGGGGACGCCGCGGACGCCCGTCCCATGCCACCCCGGCGGACGTGCCGCTGGAGATCACCGGGCTGACCAAGGCGTACAGGAACGGCCACCTCGCCGTCTCCGACCTGTCGTTCCGGGTGGAGAAGGGGCAGGTGCTCGGCCTGCTCGGGCCCAATGGCGCCGGGAAAACGACCACCTTGCGGATGCTCATGGGCCTCATCCACCCCGACGCGGGCGAGATCCGCATCTTCGGGCACCGCGTCACGCCCGGGGCGCCCGTCCTGTCCCGCCTCGGGTCGTTCGTGGAGGGACCCGGCTTCCTGCCGCACCTGTCCGGACGCGACAACCTCGACCTCTACTGGCGCGCGACCGGCCGTCCGCCGGACGAGGCCCACATGGAGGAGGCGCTGACCATCGCCGGGCTGGGCGCCGCGCTCGACCGCGCCGTCCGGACCTACTCGCAGGGCATGCGGCAGCGCCTCGCGATAGCCCAGGCCATGCTCGGCCTGCCGGACCTGCTCGTCCTGGACGAGCCGACCAACGGCCTCGACCCACCGCAGATCCGGGAGATGCGCGAGGTGCTCGTGCGGTACGCGGCGGCCGGGCGCACCGTCATCGTGTCCAGCCACATGCTCGCCGAGGTCGAGCAGACCTGCACGCACGCGGTCGTGATGGCGGGCGGCCGCCGCGTCGCCGCCGGGCCCGTCGCCGAGATCACCGGCTCCGGGCGGCGGCTGGAGGACGCGTTCCTGGAGATCATCGGTGAGGCCCCGTGA
- a CDS encoding TetR/AcrR family transcriptional regulator, translating into MTTQAGVTVQAGEAARPVEAARPVEAARPKRDRAATRRRILDAARDLFGEHGYAGVTVRMIAASAGANTALVNRYFGSKAALFGEVLEGESTLRGVIAGDPDGLPRRLAEHFVRQVDRRPVSAMTRMIDRSAGHPEVKQILLRYLEDAIVEPLAAQLGGPDARARALLASTIIMGGGPVRRLLGLNDLRAADPAELTDRLTAMFTAALAPAPGPAGVHREV; encoded by the coding sequence ATGACGACGCAGGCCGGGGTGACGGTGCAGGCCGGGGAGGCGGCGCGGCCGGTGGAGGCGGCGCGGCCGGTGGAGGCGGCGCGGCCGAAGCGCGACCGGGCGGCGACCCGGCGCCGCATCCTGGACGCCGCCCGCGACCTGTTCGGTGAGCACGGCTACGCGGGCGTCACCGTCCGCATGATCGCCGCGTCCGCCGGCGCGAACACGGCGCTGGTCAACCGGTACTTCGGCTCCAAGGCCGCGCTGTTCGGCGAGGTGCTGGAAGGCGAGTCCACGCTGCGCGGGGTGATCGCCGGTGATCCGGACGGGCTGCCCCGGCGGCTCGCCGAGCACTTCGTCCGGCAGGTCGACCGGCGCCCGGTCAGCGCGATGACCCGGATGATCGACCGGTCCGCCGGGCATCCCGAGGTCAAGCAGATCCTGCTGCGGTACCTGGAGGACGCCATCGTCGAGCCGCTCGCCGCGCAGCTCGGCGGGCCCGACGCGCGCGCCCGCGCCCTCCTCGCGTCCACGATCATCATGGGCGGCGGTCCCGTCCGGCGGCTGCTCGGCCTGAACGACCTGCGCGCCGCCGACCCCGCCGAGCTCACCGACCGGCTCACCGCGATGTTCACCGCCGCGCTCGCCCCCGCCCCCGGACCGGCGGGCGTACACCGCGAGGTGTAA